In Heteronotia binoei isolate CCM8104 ecotype False Entrance Well chromosome 5, APGP_CSIRO_Hbin_v1, whole genome shotgun sequence, the DNA window GCAGATTTCATAGCCTGTTTAGCTCTGAACGAAGGCTATTAGAACACAAAGCAGCAGCACAGGAGAAGAGCTGGCTTCATCATCATGGATGATCCCAAATCCTGTACCATGGATCTTTTGCCATCTGCACTGGAAGGATCTTGGGCTTTGCATGCAGTTTGTGTGACTCACTATCTGTCTTATCACAGCATTCCATTCCACAATAGCCAATTACAAATTCAACTGATTATGGTAGAAGTAGACTCTCTGTGGTATTACTGAAGTGATGCTTTTCATTATCTGAAAGGGTTACTATGTAAGCATCCCCTTACATTGGGTTTTTATAGTTCCTCATAGTTCAGTTGCTTTTTCACCATATTTTCAAATAATACCCAGAGAAGAACATCATGCTGAGCAGGATGAACCTGCAGTATCCTACTTCAAGCTTCAGGTAAAGGATTTATAGGAAAAGATGCTTGTTGCTTCTTGAATCTGTGACTGTTTTGCTTATGTGAAATTCAGACAATAATTTCAGGCCTGCCCCAGTCGGTATGAGGCAGAAACTCAGTTCCCCATGTATGGTTTATTGCTCCAAGCAGTATCTGTGTATAAATATATCAGCTTCAGAGAAAGAGATCACTTCCCTTCACACACTACTGAACTGGCAGTGCGTGCTGCTTTTCATGAGAAGGATCAGGGGtacctggagagagagagagagagagagagaaaaaatcttATGAAGTGGTCAGGATTAAGGTCTTGATCAACAGCTAAAATTTTTAGGACAGCCATTTTGGTAGTGGGGCAGTACTTCAATCTCAATCCCCTAAAGTGATCCCCTAGCAAGTTCTGTTTCCATAGATGTCATATCTATTCCTACCCAAATTAATAATAAAAAGCTACCCTTGAGCAAGTGTAATAAAGCAAGATGGAATGAAAGTCTTTGTCATTTTTGTTCCCAATGGTCCCCATCTCACCTGGACTTAGTCGGCCAGCCTAGGAACCCAAGTGACTGCTGTCAGAAGAGGCCACAATCCTTGAGGTTCTCTTTGATGATGATGTCAGTGACTGCATCAAAGACAAACTTGACATTCTGTGTATCAGTTGCACAGGTCATGTGTGAGTAGATTTCCTTGACATCCCGCCTCACATTCAGCTCCAGGAACTGGCCCTTGATGTAGTTACCTGCATCCTCATATGTATTGGGCCCTGTATAGATGTGGATGCTGGCATCAAGGAGCGGCATCTCTGAGTGACCAAGTTTTGACACCACACCTCTTTCCACACAAAGCCTTCTGCTTTGGGGCTCATTCGCTCTCAGCagtttttcatatatatatatatttttaaagccaGGAGCCTTGCCTATGTCCACCATTTAATTCCTAGTTTTTGACCATCCCAAATTTCACCCCATCTGAACTGCGTGTGTTTGGCAAGAGGATGAAAACAGTTTGGAAGCCTTAAAATACAGAGAGCTGGAGCTGCTAAATTCTGGTTTACGTGGCAGAAAGCTAGCATTTTTCCATAGAACACTGAGGACCCCTAGTGGCATGATTGTTATACATGGGTagaacaaaagtttgagtccagtggcacttttaagaccaacaaagttttatttgaggcgtaagctttcgtgtgcacgcacacttgttccagccgccctgagccatttttatgggaagggcgggatacaagtcatagaataaataaaataaataaaaatatacatggGTGTTTTCACAAAAGTAGTGAATGCAGCCTTCTCGTTGCAAAAGCTTTCATTGATTGGCATGATAGGATGGAAAGGCCCAAAAGACAAGTTGTTCACCCACCAAgggaataaataataaacatctGTCTTCTCCATGCACTGAACTAGACAGGGCAAAACACACTTCTAACTGTAAAGCAGTAGGCTCAACTCTTCCTGTTCCTGTCAGGATCTTTCTGATAATCACCTGATTATTGTAGCATCACCTTCATCCCTTCGAGCAAATGTAGGTTTTGTTGAACAGCTCAGTAATGTCTCAGCATCTCACTGACAGCAAGACAGTGAAGGAGTGAATTAGCAAATGAGAGTATTCAAACAGCTGTTCTGCATTCCCAGTGACAGAGGTAGTTTGTACAAATGGGTGTATGTTCCAAAATTTTCTTTGGACAATTTCCCCTTTTATTAGCAGCATAGTATTCTCTTGTCCCTTAGAGAGGTGGTAGTGGGTGGAACCTTGCACAGATAAAAGGGAGATCCTTAATGATGTTGTTAAAGACCTCTTATTGTGATGCTATCTGGGTGTTCAAGTATCTGCAACATTTGTTCAGACTGACAAATAAATGCTACTGCCGCTCTCTCTGACAGCCTTCTCATATTTTTTGTCCATTGCACAATTGCCCAGAGGATATTTCTTCCTGCATGTAAATGTGGAATGTGGGGAACTCACCGTCATAATCCGGAAAGCAGATGCTGAGATGAGCCTTCTTGATCTTTTCCCGGAAAACATCTTTCTTATTGAGGAAAAGAACAATAGAAGTGGCTGCAAAGTATTGGTGGTTACAGATGCTGTTGAACAGGTGCAGACTCTCATGCATGCGATTCTGAGAAGAGAAATAGGACCAAAAGGGCCCTTTCAGTATCATTCAGTAGTACCCTAATCCAGCATGGCCAGATTTAATAAGAAATATAATTCCTGTATCATCCAAAAGGTAGCTGTCCCCATCTATACGCAACTCTTGAAAGTCACAGGCATTGAGTTCTGTTTTATATCTGATAATGTTGCTTTGATTCCTAGTTAAGTTTGCTGCTGCTGAAGCTGGCCTGTGTTTACTGAGAGCTGATAATCTGTGATTATTGACTTGGTGGCTAAACCTGTATAAATCTTATAAAAATATACTACTACTACTCATCCACTGCCTGAATCATGCTCATGCAACATTACGTTTGGTCTCCTGAAACAGGAAACTGATTCCAACTGCTTTGCTGTGCTGCAATGCAAAAGCTGATTTGGGCTATACACTTTATTTACAAACTCTGCCAGCCATTTCTAAAGGGCCAGATTTCTTGGGGTGGTGCTTACCACTTTATTATCCTCCATAAGGACCACGTCGTAAGCGCTGAGGGCAGCGATGAAGA includes these proteins:
- the LOC132572704 gene encoding guanine nucleotide-binding protein G(t) subunit alpha-1 gives rise to the protein MPPEMSDIICRLWKDTGIQACFVRASEYQLNDSASYYLSDLPRLVTPGYIPTEQDVLRSRVKTTGITETKFSFKDLNFRMFDVGGQRSERKKWIQCFKGVTCIIFIAALSAYDVVLMEDNKVNRMHESLHLFNSICNHQYFAATSIVLFLNKKDVFREKIKKAHLSICFPDYDGPNTYEDAGNYIKGQFLELNVRRDVKEIYSHMTCATDTQNVKFVFDAVTDIIIKENLKDCGLF